A portion of the Phycodurus eques isolate BA_2022a chromosome 3, UOR_Pequ_1.1, whole genome shotgun sequence genome contains these proteins:
- the ddx31 gene encoding probable ATP-dependent RNA helicase DDX31 isoform X3, whose translation MASSDDQLYINVTSGSSSSNAKAPKRKWPRPKERRRAKRARPQEAELGAGAPSPPRPQETRRGTDGGADIKTSSLFKHNPDIPEVQRSEVCPLTEKIFTSESFSDLNLHPHLVATLNKVLNVSTLTSVQKESIPALLSGRDAVVRSQTGSGKTLSFAIPVVQSLQALQTKVQRSDGPLALVIVPTRELAQQTFGTFQKLLKPFTWIVPGVLTGGEKRKSEKARLRKGINILVSTPGRLVDHIEHTLSIAFSAVRWLVLDEADRILDLGFEKDLSIILNSLNATGPPRQNVLLSATLTQGVTRLADICLKDPVAVRVRDPAAPSDPAALGPSESFALPTGLEQFVVVVPSKVRLVCLATFVLHTCQDEKALVFVSSCEEVDFLHSLFCGVLSADRRAGLRFLRLHGNMRQEERSEVFRNFSSRGCGVLLCTDVAARGLHLPQVTWIIQTSRGALEQESRERATVLQAQFENFVHADAASLRNAKKALGSYLRSYASYPAPLKRFFHIRALHLGHAAKSFGLRDAPRRLAAAAAGPRRRKNTPNKPRLNIKTKNDADEFSSGLRNNKKNKKQREGAELQ comes from the exons ATGGCGTCATCCGACGATCAACTGTATATCAACGTCACTTCCGGTTCATCGTCGTCG AATGCGaaggcgcccaagaggaagtgGCCCCGCCCCAAAGAGCGGCGGCGCGCCAAGCGGGCCCGGCCGCAGGAGGCGGAGCTCGGGGCCGGAGCCCCGTCTCCCCCGCGCCCGCAG GAGACGCGGCGCGGGACGGACGGCGGCGCGGACATCAAGACGTCGTCTCTGTTCAAACACAACCCGGACATCCCCGAAGTTCAAAG ATCTGAAGTTTGTCCGCTAACGGAGAAGATTTTTACCTCGGAATCCTTCTCAGACTTGAACCTTCACCCTCAcctg GTGGCAACGCTGAACAAAGTACTTAATGTGTCCACGCTGACCAG cgTTCAGAAGGAGAGCATCCCGGCGCTTCTGTCCGGACGAGATGCCGTCGTTCGATCCCAGACGGGCTcag GTAAGACTTTGTCTTTCGCCATCCCAGTGGTTCAGAGCCTGCAGGCTCTCCAGACCAAGGTCCAGCGCTCGGACGGCCCCCTGGCGCTGGTCATCGTGCCCACCAGGGAG CTGGCCCAGCAGACCTTCGGCACCTTCCAGAAACTTCTCAAG CCGTTCACGTGGATCGTTCCCGGAGTTCTGACGGGCGGGGAGAAGAGGAAGTCCGAGAAGGCCAG GCTGCGCAAGGGCATCAACATCCTGGTGTCCACGCCGGGACGTCTGGTGGATCACATCGAACACACCCTCAGCATCGCCTTCAGCGCCGTACGCTGGCTCGTTCTGGACGAGGCCGACCG gaTATTGGACTTGGGTTTCGAGAAGGACCTGTCAATCATCTTAAACTCTTTGAACGCAACAGGACCACCGAGACAAAATGTCCTCCTGTCAGCGACACTCACGCAAG GCGTGACGCGTCTGGCGGACATCTGTTTGAAGGATCCCGTCGCCGTCCGGGTTCGTGACCCCGCCGCGCCCTCCGACCCCGCCGCGCTCGGCCCGTCGGAAAGCTTCGCGCTGCCGACGGGCCTCGAGCAGTTCGTGGTCGTCGTGCCGAGCAAAGTCCGACTGGTTTGTCTCGCGACCTTCGTCCTGCACACTTGTCAG GACGAGAAGGCGTTGGTGTTTGTGTCGAGTTGCGAGGAGGTGGACTTCCTGCACTCTCTCTTCTGCGGCGTGTTGTCGGCCGATCGGCGGGCCGGGCTTCGCTTCCTGCGTCTCCACGGGAACATGCGTCAGGAG GAGCGCTCTGAGGTTTTCCGGAACTTCTCGAGTCGCGGGTGCGGAGTTCTGCTGTGTACG gATGTAGCCGCTCGCGGGTTACACCTACCTCAGGTCACGTGGATAATacag ACCTCCCGCGGCGCCCTGGAGCAGGAAAGTCGCGAGCGTGCGACGGTGCTGCAGGCGCAATTCGAGAACTTCGTCCACGCCGACGCCGCCTCGCTGCGGAACGCCAAGAAAG CGCTGGGGTCGTACCTGAGGTCGTACGCCAGCTACCCGGCCCCCCTCAAGCGCTTCTTCCACATCCGCGCGCTCCACCTGGGACACGCCGCCAAGAGCTTCGGCCTGAGAGATGCGCCGCGAcgcctcgccgccgccgccgccgggccCCGACGCCGCAAAAACACACCAAACAA GCCGCGTCTGAACATTAAGACGAAGAACGACGCTGACGAGTTCTCCAGCGGCCTCcgcaacaacaagaaaaacaagaagcaGCGGGAAGGGGCGGAGCTACAGTGA
- the ddx31 gene encoding probable ATP-dependent RNA helicase DDX31 isoform X2, which yields MASSDDQLYINVTSGSSSSETRRGTDGGADIKTSSLFKHNPDIPEVQRSEVCPLTEKIFTSESFSDLNLHPHLVATLNKVLNVSTLTSVQKESIPALLSGRDAVVRSQTGSGKTLSFAIPVVQSLQALQTKVQRSDGPLALVIVPTRELAQQTFGTFQKLLKPFTWIVPGVLTGGEKRKSEKARLRKGINILVSTPGRLVDHIEHTLSIAFSAVRWLVLDEADRILDLGFEKDLSIILNSLNATGPPRQNVLLSATLTQGVTRLADICLKDPVAVRVRDPAAPSDPAALGPSESFALPTGLEQFVVVVPSKVRLVCLATFVLHTCQDEKALVFVSSCEEVDFLHSLFCGVLSADRRAGLRFLRLHGNMRQEERSEVFRNFSSRGCGVLLCTDVAARGLHLPQVTWIIQYTPPCSAAEYVHRVGRTARMGLGGSGLLFLTPGESAFVGELADRNISLSEMKLTDILAELVKDDACEGRGVYRGQTSRGALEQESRERATVLQAQFENFVHADAASLRNAKKALGSYLRSYASYPAPLKRFFHIRALHLGHAAKSFGLRDAPRRLAAAAAGPRRRKNTPNKPRLNIKTKNDADEFSSGLRNNKKNKKQREGAELQ from the exons ATGGCGTCATCCGACGATCAACTGTATATCAACGTCACTTCCGGTTCATCGTCGTCG GAGACGCGGCGCGGGACGGACGGCGGCGCGGACATCAAGACGTCGTCTCTGTTCAAACACAACCCGGACATCCCCGAAGTTCAAAG ATCTGAAGTTTGTCCGCTAACGGAGAAGATTTTTACCTCGGAATCCTTCTCAGACTTGAACCTTCACCCTCAcctg GTGGCAACGCTGAACAAAGTACTTAATGTGTCCACGCTGACCAG cgTTCAGAAGGAGAGCATCCCGGCGCTTCTGTCCGGACGAGATGCCGTCGTTCGATCCCAGACGGGCTcag GTAAGACTTTGTCTTTCGCCATCCCAGTGGTTCAGAGCCTGCAGGCTCTCCAGACCAAGGTCCAGCGCTCGGACGGCCCCCTGGCGCTGGTCATCGTGCCCACCAGGGAG CTGGCCCAGCAGACCTTCGGCACCTTCCAGAAACTTCTCAAG CCGTTCACGTGGATCGTTCCCGGAGTTCTGACGGGCGGGGAGAAGAGGAAGTCCGAGAAGGCCAG GCTGCGCAAGGGCATCAACATCCTGGTGTCCACGCCGGGACGTCTGGTGGATCACATCGAACACACCCTCAGCATCGCCTTCAGCGCCGTACGCTGGCTCGTTCTGGACGAGGCCGACCG gaTATTGGACTTGGGTTTCGAGAAGGACCTGTCAATCATCTTAAACTCTTTGAACGCAACAGGACCACCGAGACAAAATGTCCTCCTGTCAGCGACACTCACGCAAG GCGTGACGCGTCTGGCGGACATCTGTTTGAAGGATCCCGTCGCCGTCCGGGTTCGTGACCCCGCCGCGCCCTCCGACCCCGCCGCGCTCGGCCCGTCGGAAAGCTTCGCGCTGCCGACGGGCCTCGAGCAGTTCGTGGTCGTCGTGCCGAGCAAAGTCCGACTGGTTTGTCTCGCGACCTTCGTCCTGCACACTTGTCAG GACGAGAAGGCGTTGGTGTTTGTGTCGAGTTGCGAGGAGGTGGACTTCCTGCACTCTCTCTTCTGCGGCGTGTTGTCGGCCGATCGGCGGGCCGGGCTTCGCTTCCTGCGTCTCCACGGGAACATGCGTCAGGAG GAGCGCTCTGAGGTTTTCCGGAACTTCTCGAGTCGCGGGTGCGGAGTTCTGCTGTGTACG gATGTAGCCGCTCGCGGGTTACACCTACCTCAGGTCACGTGGATAATacag TACACGCCTCCGTGCAGCGCGGCGGAGTACGTGCACCGCGTGGGGCGCACTGCGCGCATGGGCCTGGGGGGCAgcggcctcctcttcctcacgcCCGGCGAGTCCGCCTTCGTCGGCGAGCTGGCCGATCGCAACATCAG CCTATCGGAGATGAAGCTGACGGACATCCTGGCCGAGCTCGTGAAGGACGATGCCTGCGAGGGGCGGGGCGTGTACCGCGGACAG ACCTCCCGCGGCGCCCTGGAGCAGGAAAGTCGCGAGCGTGCGACGGTGCTGCAGGCGCAATTCGAGAACTTCGTCCACGCCGACGCCGCCTCGCTGCGGAACGCCAAGAAAG CGCTGGGGTCGTACCTGAGGTCGTACGCCAGCTACCCGGCCCCCCTCAAGCGCTTCTTCCACATCCGCGCGCTCCACCTGGGACACGCCGCCAAGAGCTTCGGCCTGAGAGATGCGCCGCGAcgcctcgccgccgccgccgccgggccCCGACGCCGCAAAAACACACCAAACAA GCCGCGTCTGAACATTAAGACGAAGAACGACGCTGACGAGTTCTCCAGCGGCCTCcgcaacaacaagaaaaacaagaagcaGCGGGAAGGGGCGGAGCTACAGTGA
- the ddx31 gene encoding probable ATP-dependent RNA helicase DDX31 isoform X1 encodes MASSDDQLYINVTSGSSSSNAKAPKRKWPRPKERRRAKRARPQEAELGAGAPSPPRPQETRRGTDGGADIKTSSLFKHNPDIPEVQRSEVCPLTEKIFTSESFSDLNLHPHLVATLNKVLNVSTLTSVQKESIPALLSGRDAVVRSQTGSGKTLSFAIPVVQSLQALQTKVQRSDGPLALVIVPTRELAQQTFGTFQKLLKPFTWIVPGVLTGGEKRKSEKARLRKGINILVSTPGRLVDHIEHTLSIAFSAVRWLVLDEADRILDLGFEKDLSIILNSLNATGPPRQNVLLSATLTQGVTRLADICLKDPVAVRVRDPAAPSDPAALGPSESFALPTGLEQFVVVVPSKVRLVCLATFVLHTCQDEKALVFVSSCEEVDFLHSLFCGVLSADRRAGLRFLRLHGNMRQEERSEVFRNFSSRGCGVLLCTDVAARGLHLPQVTWIIQYTPPCSAAEYVHRVGRTARMGLGGSGLLFLTPGESAFVGELADRNISLSEMKLTDILAELVKDDACEGRGVYRGQTSRGALEQESRERATVLQAQFENFVHADAASLRNAKKALGSYLRSYASYPAPLKRFFHIRALHLGHAAKSFGLRDAPRRLAAAAAGPRRRKNTPNKPRLNIKTKNDADEFSSGLRNNKKNKKQREGAELQ; translated from the exons ATGGCGTCATCCGACGATCAACTGTATATCAACGTCACTTCCGGTTCATCGTCGTCG AATGCGaaggcgcccaagaggaagtgGCCCCGCCCCAAAGAGCGGCGGCGCGCCAAGCGGGCCCGGCCGCAGGAGGCGGAGCTCGGGGCCGGAGCCCCGTCTCCCCCGCGCCCGCAG GAGACGCGGCGCGGGACGGACGGCGGCGCGGACATCAAGACGTCGTCTCTGTTCAAACACAACCCGGACATCCCCGAAGTTCAAAG ATCTGAAGTTTGTCCGCTAACGGAGAAGATTTTTACCTCGGAATCCTTCTCAGACTTGAACCTTCACCCTCAcctg GTGGCAACGCTGAACAAAGTACTTAATGTGTCCACGCTGACCAG cgTTCAGAAGGAGAGCATCCCGGCGCTTCTGTCCGGACGAGATGCCGTCGTTCGATCCCAGACGGGCTcag GTAAGACTTTGTCTTTCGCCATCCCAGTGGTTCAGAGCCTGCAGGCTCTCCAGACCAAGGTCCAGCGCTCGGACGGCCCCCTGGCGCTGGTCATCGTGCCCACCAGGGAG CTGGCCCAGCAGACCTTCGGCACCTTCCAGAAACTTCTCAAG CCGTTCACGTGGATCGTTCCCGGAGTTCTGACGGGCGGGGAGAAGAGGAAGTCCGAGAAGGCCAG GCTGCGCAAGGGCATCAACATCCTGGTGTCCACGCCGGGACGTCTGGTGGATCACATCGAACACACCCTCAGCATCGCCTTCAGCGCCGTACGCTGGCTCGTTCTGGACGAGGCCGACCG gaTATTGGACTTGGGTTTCGAGAAGGACCTGTCAATCATCTTAAACTCTTTGAACGCAACAGGACCACCGAGACAAAATGTCCTCCTGTCAGCGACACTCACGCAAG GCGTGACGCGTCTGGCGGACATCTGTTTGAAGGATCCCGTCGCCGTCCGGGTTCGTGACCCCGCCGCGCCCTCCGACCCCGCCGCGCTCGGCCCGTCGGAAAGCTTCGCGCTGCCGACGGGCCTCGAGCAGTTCGTGGTCGTCGTGCCGAGCAAAGTCCGACTGGTTTGTCTCGCGACCTTCGTCCTGCACACTTGTCAG GACGAGAAGGCGTTGGTGTTTGTGTCGAGTTGCGAGGAGGTGGACTTCCTGCACTCTCTCTTCTGCGGCGTGTTGTCGGCCGATCGGCGGGCCGGGCTTCGCTTCCTGCGTCTCCACGGGAACATGCGTCAGGAG GAGCGCTCTGAGGTTTTCCGGAACTTCTCGAGTCGCGGGTGCGGAGTTCTGCTGTGTACG gATGTAGCCGCTCGCGGGTTACACCTACCTCAGGTCACGTGGATAATacag TACACGCCTCCGTGCAGCGCGGCGGAGTACGTGCACCGCGTGGGGCGCACTGCGCGCATGGGCCTGGGGGGCAgcggcctcctcttcctcacgcCCGGCGAGTCCGCCTTCGTCGGCGAGCTGGCCGATCGCAACATCAG CCTATCGGAGATGAAGCTGACGGACATCCTGGCCGAGCTCGTGAAGGACGATGCCTGCGAGGGGCGGGGCGTGTACCGCGGACAG ACCTCCCGCGGCGCCCTGGAGCAGGAAAGTCGCGAGCGTGCGACGGTGCTGCAGGCGCAATTCGAGAACTTCGTCCACGCCGACGCCGCCTCGCTGCGGAACGCCAAGAAAG CGCTGGGGTCGTACCTGAGGTCGTACGCCAGCTACCCGGCCCCCCTCAAGCGCTTCTTCCACATCCGCGCGCTCCACCTGGGACACGCCGCCAAGAGCTTCGGCCTGAGAGATGCGCCGCGAcgcctcgccgccgccgccgccgggccCCGACGCCGCAAAAACACACCAAACAA GCCGCGTCTGAACATTAAGACGAAGAACGACGCTGACGAGTTCTCCAGCGGCCTCcgcaacaacaagaaaaacaagaagcaGCGGGAAGGGGCGGAGCTACAGTGA